In Emys orbicularis isolate rEmyOrb1 chromosome 14, rEmyOrb1.hap1, whole genome shotgun sequence, the sequence atagggcttaagtggtgGAGAGCCTCTGTTCTGCCTCTCTGCACCAGAGTGAATTTCACCATAATTGAAGGGCCACCACGCTGTATTGTCCATATCACTGGCTGAGCTTGGAATTTTACTCCCAGATAGGAAAGTGGGCACTGCCATTGAGGACAATATCCTGCTTAAAACACTAGCATTTCATCTGCCTGTGCAGTCACATAAAACCATGAGACACTTTGATGCTATGATAATCAGAGGAGCaaagaatcgtaggactggaaaggacctcaagaggtcatataGTCCGGTCTCCTGCACTCCTGGACTAAATATAACCATTCTTAGCTGGACAGAAATAGCGTAAAGCTAGTGGAAATATTAATGGCTTGGTCCCTCCTCCCCTTTGTACCTTTCCTCCCAGTTCCACTGCTCTTTGATAAGATTAGAGCTAAACAGAGTACGGTAAGAGTAAAAATTACCTCCCCATTGGGTTTGATTTTTATGCACAGCTGTCCTGCATCACGCAGGGAAGTGAAACAGACTTGAAAAGGTGCGCTTTGGAGCTCTGCATCCTCTGGTAACAGAAAGCTCTGGTTCAACCACATGACAACCTAGAAAAATTAATTCATAACATAACCCTTCCCATGGAGAAACTGTCTGCAATATATTTGCTCTAGTGGATATTATGGGATACACTAGACAAGAGCTGCAGAGCACCCAGCTCAGAGCATCTTGTGATCATATGCACAATCCTACTCTGGGTCGTGGAATAAAGTGTCTCTATTAGAAAACAGAACCCAACTGGGAGTTTATTAGGATCACAGCACCCCCACTGGACAGGACAGGATGACTCATGATTAATTTTGCTCTCTCCCATCTAGTGGAATGGAGACAATTTGCTATGTTATACGTCGGCTGTTCAAAGCATGATTTTGTATAATATTATGAATAAGAGAATCAAGTATGTAAGAAAGTCACGTAAGCCCTTCGGGGCAggcaccatctttttgttctgtgtctgtacagcacccagcacattgGGTCCATGACCAAGGTTCCTAGGCGCTACACTAATGTAAATAATACATAAGAAGAAATTGACAGAGGAAGGATTGTTCAGTGGTTAAGACAGTAGCTAGGACTTGGAAGGccagggttcaaatccctgctctgtcacatacttcctgtgtgaccttgggcaagccacttagcctccctgtgcctcaggtccccatctgtaaaatggggataaaagcactgccctacctcacaggggtgatgTGAGACTAAATACATTACACATTGTAAGACGCTCACGTAACGGAAGCCAtagaagtacctaagatagatggAGCTCAGAGGGGCAAGGCCAGAAAAGGAATACTTTTCCTTAGAGAAGAGTATTACATCTGATCAATCTGCCATCAACCACCAAGTTAGAAGTATTTTTGTCCCAGGAATTTCTATGCAATGAAAGTTACGTATGCGCCAGAGAGCCTCACTAAGCCACTCCCAAGAACTGGCCAATTTTCAGCCCAGGCTGTAGCGAGCTGCCATCCCACCATATTTCCAAGACACACTACAGAACATTTACTGATCCATTGTGAATTTGAGCTGAATTGAACCCATGAAGTAAGATGAATTATCTAGATACTTTAGATATTGCACTTTTCCCCGTTTGCTAATTTACAAAATTCAGTCATTCACTCCGGGGCCCTTTCATTAGTGCAAGTTGGCCAAGTTCTACTAGATAAAGTACAATGAAGGGACGAGTAACTACTAGAACTTCTGGGCTTAAGCAGCTATTTCCTGCAGATGCATAGAAACTCTGGGAATGTTTCTGCTATGCCAGCATTTAAAAAGAAGATGCATGAACTCAATCTGTAAGCTGTTAAACACAGACTCTTATTGATAGTAGTGGAGTAAATTACATTATTTCCCTTTGCTCTAGGGATTCCCAAGTTAATTACAAACTCTCCACCTTATACAAAAGCAGCAACTGTACTCAGAACCAGAAAATAAGATGCAGAGCATAAACTCACCCTTTGTACCCTCTCACTGATGGTAAAGTTAACAAAGCTTAGAGGTTCAGGGGCCGAGTCGGGGCTGCTCAAAGCATACATTGAAAAGCGGGGTAGCTGTCTTGTCAGTTCAAAGACATGGAACTGTGTGCTGGAAGGAATccaaaggaaaaagagagagagaaatttaccAACAGACCAGTGATTTGTCTATTGCACCCTTCCATTAACAAATTCAGGATGATTCACTTTACATCACAGATTCTGTCACCACAATCCCTGCAATGAATATAATATTCATAAGGACTATACACAGAATATATAAAACTGGAGACTTTTTATTAACAAATACAATTAAGACTTATTAAAAGTAACATTAAAGATGAATGGAACCCCCTGAATTCAGTTCTCTGCATTGCTCCTGCAGTGGATTGATGGCCCCTGAAACAGTAAAGGAAGCTCTAGTCCAACCATGCCTTACGCTTTTGGTAGAGATACCACTAGCTGGAGCAGGGGAAATAGAACCTTGAACTCTGGTCTTGGCAGGCAAACGAAAAGACAAAATGATTCTCAAACGTTACTTcagatgcattttatttttatagtgatTTGTACAAATTCTGCGCTCAAACATGGATCCAGGACTTgtgctgaagtcaaagggagttgagGACAGTCAGCAGCTGACAGAGAACAGCCCATAtgcaatcacagaaatgtagggcaggaagggaccttgagaggtcaagtccagccccctccgctgaggcaagaccaagtaaacctagaccatccctgccaggtgtttgtccaacctgctcttaaaaacctccaatgacaaggATTCCACAACGTCCCTTGGAAGCCCATCTCAGCATTTAACTACCCCTAGAGTCAGatggtttttcctaatatctaacccttGATGCAAATTAAGCCTCCATTTTCAAACGTGCTGAGCACTCACGGCTTcagctgaagtcattgggagctgcaggtgtttagcacctctggaaatcaggcatcTCATTTGTGTTTCTAAAGAAGCATTTCAATTCTCTTTTAAATAGGAGTCAGAATGCACAGGAACTAGGTCTGAAGAAATTAACGACTGTACTTGCCACAGACCTTCTACCACGCAAGGGCACAGAAAGCTACTGAGACTACATCATTGCTACATTTCACACCAAACGCTGCTGACGTCAGAAATGGGGCTTGACGCTGTACTATACTGCAAACCTTACCTGCTTCTGTAACCCACAAAGGCTTTGATGTGTAAATCCACAGGGACATCTTTGGGAGGAGTAAGGGGAACCTGAATGCGACCCGAGAGGTTCTGGAGACTGGGATGAACCACATGGCTCTCGCCTTCAAATATCCCTTCAGCAAAGATCAGCACGGCTCGGATCATTGTGTCTTAGGAAAGGGGAGAAAGTGGTTTATTAATTAATAGTTCTCCACTGGCAATAACTCTGCTTCACTTTCAAAATTAAGTAGGGGAGGGTTttctgtgagagtgggggagaagaTATTGGATTACAGACATTTAGCCTCCATGCTGAGACCCAGATTTGGCAGTTTGCTCAGCCTCAGGTTGGCACACAGCTGCATTGTTCTCTAGCCACTCCTACAGGTGACATGAGGAAGGCGGCAGGGATCAGCAAGACCAATTTACTTCACTTCACGTATCAATTGCATGGAAGAAGGAACAGGCAGTAAGGAGGTAACAAGACTTCTGGATACCGTGGTGATGAGGGTCACAGAAGAACCTATTCAGATGGATGGAACATTGGTTGATTCAAAACTCTGTGAAAGGAAGGCACCCAGACAGAAGAAATTGAGAATGACAGACCAACTAGGGGAGAGGCAAACCACTGGCTAAATGCACCAAAACATTTGCATGTGAGGTTACAAGAAACCATCATCATCAGCTGCAAATTATTTCTCACCATTAGATGTGGAAATACACAACTCTACGTGGGCAGCCTGACTGTCAGAGCCCAGGTTCACTGACAGggctgtctgcagctgggtgttaGCTGGAATCACTCCCCTCTGCCCGTCAGCTTCGTTCACCTGAGCGCTCAGTTCAGCCTGCTGCAAAACACACACTTCCAGCTCAGCATCACAAGAGCAAGGTTTTCATTAAAGCAGTTCTGAAGATACAGCCAAGAGCCCTCCACCACGGGAAGGGATCTATTACAGCAGCCTTCATACATTTTAAACATCTGTGAAGAATGTTTTGATTAGGCTTCTCCTCAAACGCTCTTGGCTGAATCTGACTTATACAATGCCTTGTTGCCAACTGCGATTCTCTTTAGGAAAGCATGAGAGGGGTTGCTTGGGACAACCCTAAACTTTAAGCACAtcagcacatacttaagtgcattgctgaatCCAGGCCTTAACCATTACACCTACAGCATGGATCTACTCTTCCTTCTGCCTGTTCTCAAAGCTCAACATAACTCTGTCCTTTGCTACGTATCCCGCATTTGTCAAGGTTGCCCTGATCCACTGAACTCTGCCCATGTTCCCAACCACAGCCGTTTGTCAGATTCCCACCCAATCACCTCTGTGCCCTCTTCTTCTCACCCATGCATTACCAACAATAAAGATCCTGCAATCAGAACTTAAGTTAATCATTCAATTACATGAGCCAGAAGagaatccagctccctctccatTAGCTCTGCAGAGCCAATGTATTCAGTAGAGTAAAAAAGTACGGAAAACGTTAGGTATTAAAGTAAGAAGAGCTGGCGCTGAATACACGCAAGGAGCAGGCCTGTTGCATCCGATGTCTCTATTGTACATTGTCACTGCACTCTAATTCTTCTAACAGCCTATGGGTCTGGGGGAGAGACCAGAGTCAGGCCCTACATCTTGTTTTGAGAAGTACCTTTGAGTTTTCCTCATAGTTTCGTAATTCCAGCAGcagattttgtttcttttgacTAAGTTCCCGAATCAGATCCTGTTCCACACTGGTATCCATCAAGTTTCCTTTCATCTCCTGGCTTCCTGGCAGGTAGCCACGTACTGCACAAaagtaaagcacagagcatttcaatCAAGTCTTTAGCAGCAATCTCTAGACTTCCACTTTTGCAGCATGAATCACTACTAACAGATCGACTGTAGAAATAATATCGGGTCAGCCCCTCAGATGGCATAAATGggggtagctccactgaagtaaatggagttatgctgacttACACCACCCGAGGACATGGCCCACTATCCTTACCATGACAACGTGGCtggacatttaaagggacactgatgACTTCTAGTGCATTTGGAGACTTCCATGAAAGTGTCTCCTGCCTCCTTCAAGCTGACTCTCACTGATCAGAATGAGTAACAGAACAATGTAGATCTCTCTTTCTGAATTCTTTTAGTTTATTTtatagttagtttagtttaggtGAGGTTTAAGTTACTTACAAGCAACTCTCAACATTACTCCATCCTGACCAAGCTTCTGTCTGGGAATTTTACAGGGGCCAAGTGTTCTTGTTATGGTCTTGGTATGAATGCAACTCGCCATTTCCATCTATTCGAGCTAGCCAACCCTCCTAACCTAGCTCCTATTTTTTGCTCAGGGAGACTTAGCTTCAGGGCTAAGATTTGTTTCATAATGGTCAGGATGAACGGAGGGTTGGATCCAGCCAGGCAGGATCCAGAGGGAGTCCCTGCACCCAAGAATCTGGGAAGGGATACTGAGGCAGGAGAGTTCAAGTAGCAAGCTAGGAACCACAGAACTGCTTGCAAAGGCCTTTCATTTTACAACAGGTCTGTTCCCTGTCCTTTCTGTTAGTTCTGTTTGTAAGAGAAGATGAAATCCTCAGCGCTCCTGTTGAATGTTCTGCCTGACTGTGCAGTGCCAAGAAAAAGGTATGGGGAAGCTGAAAATCTCAATGTGATTCTGAGTTTAAAGGCAGACCGCCCCAATGagaaagagaaacacacacatgaaggagggagggagacagggaaCACTGAAAGACAGAAGAACAATGGCCGTGATCTTGCAACTGGCTCAGCATGACTGGATCTtgtgcccatgcagagccccaaTGACTTGCATGAAGCCCTGTGAGGGTGTAAGGTTCTGCGCACATGCACCTGATTGCAGGATTATCATCATTTAGTGTCTGTACTACAGTAGTGCCAAGAGGCTCCAATGAAAATAAAGGATCCCACATTGCCAtgtattgtgtatatataaatacatgCAGCAAGACAGCAGCCCATGCCTCAAagagcaggatcaaggcctatgaTGTTAACCTATAGGGCTTATTTAAGATAAGTTGCCTTATTAATATGGCCCTATTCATTGGTTCTTTACTCCGCAGCAAAAAAGGCTTACATGCCCAAACATAAGCAGGGGGTTCTCCTGATGACGTTTGGTAAAAGCACTCAGGAGTACGCATAAAGAGTGGTATGCTGTGCTACTTTCTTTAATATGTTTGGACTTGTGTTCCAAATAGGTTGTGCCAGGCTCATGTGTTACTGCTGAGCGGGTTTCAGATGGTTAAGACAGTCACCTGTGAGCCTTTCCTTTGACCCCCATGCTTATCTGTATATTCAGTTTGAGAAAATTTATTTAAGTAGTTTGAATAAAAAAATACCTCCCATCTCAACTAAGTTTCACTTCCTTAGAATCTGACGATATAAGTTTACAAGATCTCCAGTCAACCACACTGTCTTCCATAAAACACAAGGTTGTTATTTCCTAAAttgctaaataaaaaaaacaagcaagaacatacatatttttaaaaaataaacctcttTCAGATCTTCTTTATCTATCATGAAGAAGCTGAAGAGATCCCgcacatatttattttttccctcgCCATTCAATTTTAGCAGCATGGCTTGAAGTATCCCTGCATATATGGAGTACAATTCTGCTTCACTCTTAGTGGAAGATCACTTCTGCTAAGCAACTGAACTTTGTAGGCCCACAGGTCATCATATAGAAAACAGGTTTGATTGTTTATCGTCCAGGAGGCAGTATTCAAAATCTTGTTTGTGGAAAGCTTGACCCTTCTATTCCCTGGATTTTGCAAAGGACGATGACAGATTTGGCAGGCAAAAATACATGCAAACTCAAAAGGCATTTAGCAGGTATCGTAACAATAGAATGTATTAGTATTAATGCTTTGTGGGTAACGCTCTTGGCATTTCTGCTTAGCTTAAACTAACACACTGATGCGGCAAAGGAATTTTCATGCTCTTACCTTCACCATCAACTGAACAGCAGATTAACTGGGTGTTACCATCCATTCTATAATCCCCCTCTACCACTCCTGCAATTGAGGAAGCAAAGTTGTCCTTAAAGATGACCTCCCCAGTTCGGTCACTGCGTGCGTCAACCTGGAAAAGAAGAACATTCCCAAGACACAGGATGGAAATGAAAGCTAACCTCACTGGATAAATTATGCAGCACTCTGGGACATTAACTGAGGGATCCCGCTGCACTTATGGAACTGCAGGTGAACTTGCAGCTCCGTTGATCAGATAAAGAAAACACCACCAAAAATTAACTAGCAATGAAATGACAGATCCAGACACACACGTAAAAGTGAGCCGCTCCTCGGAGAGGCTTTCCCCTGAGCAAagtaaaaagagaaagaaagaggggaATTGCAAGCCTGTGCTGTCAAGGTGATACATACTATTGAAGCAGCAATGACAGGACCAAACTGTAAGTAACCTTAAGGCAGCATTTACAGTCTCCAGCCTTATTCATAGTCTTTGTCTGATGAAATGTATTACTTTTATGCACaaatatcatgacctttaatgaTCATTCCATGGGGGGATTTTTCAGTTCTGCATAGCTTTGCTCTTCCAAGGCACAGGACACAGCAATGTTTTTCTAGGAGCTGGAGTCTTTCAAATCAATGACCAGTGAGGATACTGTAAATGAAAGACTAGACAAAGAAGGAATAAGTGTGTTGAGGTTTCCTACACAACAATGTTGTATAAAGTCTAGCAGCTCCACACCAAAGGTTCCAATGAATCCTGGGGCTCTAGGTTGCTAACCTGAGGCAAATGAAATCAAATTCTCCTGAGATAATGAAAGAAGACATTGTGAAAGGAGTGTAGATTTACAAGAAAACATTGGCAAATGGTGTCCATGGGAGACCTGGCAGCTAAATCAGCCATTTCTAGCAAACGACAATGCTAAGCAACTGGGTTAAAAGGGAACGGAATTGAGTTTTATATAATGAGTTtacatattaattatattatccaaTGTATGATGGATTTACTATGGAGCGGTAATAACCCTTCCACAGTTAAGATTGACGCTACCTTCTCTATTATCTAATACGTTTCCTTCATTTGTCATTTAAGAACATCCAGGAAACACGGGAGAAGGATACTAGGGTGTTTTCAATATACAGAGCTGGAAGTGGAAGTAGCACCTCAGAAGAACTCTGCAATCTCCACTACCACAGAAATAACCTACTACACCGTAGCGAttgattttgaaaatattcagGGGACTGTTCTTCCTGTAAATGATGGAGTATTTGACAGGGTATTCAGAAGCTGAGCTAGGCTCATTGTAATATTTCTTCAGAGCTCAGTCTAGTCTTTTGAATAGTTTCTCTGTTCAGCCTTGTACAACTAAACAGCTTTGTCCAAATGCAATCTCTCGATTCACAGCTACTCATTTTCTCTCCATTTGAACTCACCTTCCCATTGGACCATCCAGTAATCAATTCACATACTCCATCAGAGTTAAGGTCAAATGCATGTATGCTCATTGCATGATTTTTagactggggaaaaaacaaagaacaaatgcATGAAGCTATTGCTATTGGTACTGGAGTACGTATCTATATAGATTATATACAGGAGTAACAAGATGTCTCCTAAAAGAGTGTCAGGGCATCCATACCTATAAATCATGTACCTCTGAAATCTGAGCACCTGCATTACagatacaggccagtgttctccAAGGATGTAATCTTTCCCTCCAATATGTTTCCATCCAAGAAGATGATCAATGCCCACCTCCTCCCACAAAAACAGTGGACTGTACAAGAGCCTGATTCTCTGAGACAAGAGTTACAGTCCCAGAGTTCTTATAAATCTCGTTTGCAGTTGGGAAATACCCTTAGCACAAAGGAAATCATTTCCAAATGATTTTTTAATAGCACAACTTCTCCAGTCAGTGGCAATAAGAAATTTACACTGAGTATCCGAAAAGGATCTTCCTAGCAGCAAGATCTATTAGGCTGTGGAACAGTCCCTCAACGAAACTTGGGGAAGCCCCATTACTTCAGACATTTAAAACTACCCTGGCTAGAGCACTTGGAAACATACtgtgcagggaacaatcctgtgcTGATCTCTGGGAAATGGACTAGATGAGCTAGTAGGTATTTCCACCTGTCCATTATCATTTAGTTTGCTGTATTCTTGTTAAAACACATTTCATTTGGTCAAATCAACAGCAGTCCAAACAGAAACACATTTGTATCGAAACAATCTCATGTCAAGTTGTGCAAGGTGGGTGGAATCCTAAGATAGGAGACCAACCTGTGTTCAGAGAAGTCTTGGGAACAGCAGCATTCTGCTATCTGGCCTTTCCCAAAGCCTTATCTTTGGGCATTGTAACCAATACACAAATCATACTGAAGCTATTATGTGAGACCTCTCACCTCCTTTGTGGGCAGAATAGTAATACAAACATGCTTACTTCCTGATCACCAGCACACCTGCCAGCAGCACTGATGTAGTTACAGAAAAGGCTGCAAATCCCTCACAAATCCCATGTAAAATGACGGTACCTCCGAAATATTTGTCAACAGTATCTCCACTGAATGAATTCAGTATGAACAAGGAACTCAAAATCCCCCATATGATTGCAGTCCTAATGGATAGTCCAATAGCAATTGGCCCAGCAAGGCAGATGTTAATAAATTTTGTATAGTGacattttatacatataaaataaaccaGTTCCATAGTACACATAGGCTGCGATTTCCAAAACCAAGAGATTTGgacacccaattcccattaaaattaacagGGCACCCAAATCTGCaaattggctttgaaaatctcagccataagGTTCCAATTTCTTTCTTTAGAACGTATTTGATTGTACTAACTTTAATCCTCCAGTAGCGGGCTGTCTTGTCATAAACGCCTACTGTACCATTAGATAGGGCATAGCCAAATCGACTGCCATACATGGGGCTCAGTGCAGTGATAGTCTGAAAAAAGAATATGTAAGAGTTAGAATGCATCTCTACTTCTAGAATTTAAAGTAACTGATAATAGAACGCATGCAATTTCTGTACCAAATTAGCTGTTTTACACATTAATTAATTGGGGATAACTTTCCCCCTTAAAGAACATTACTACACTAGGTATACCAAAGGTTAGTTTAAAATCACTATGGGCTCATCCTTCTTACTAAGATTCTTTGGCAAAAGTTTTGTGCCAGTGAGAAAACGCCTGTGGTCACTGGTGTTTATAACATGGTGTCATTTAGACCCGCTGTGGTTAGACAAAACTCTCTTTAAAACACAAATGGCTGTGGGTGCCTAGTCTAAACTAGTGGCCCAATGTTACTAACACTGATGGAGCTGGCCAGGTGCTATCAACAGTGGGAAATATTTGCCACAGATCTCCAGGCCTAAATCAATGAGATAAAACAAAGGTCTGTTTCCAGGATCAAGCTCTTGTACAGGAAAGAACACTGGTGAACATCTATGGCATTACAGAAATAATAAAACACTAATAAACATAAATGGCAGAACCAGGGAAGTGCCTACAAGACCATAACTCTCCCGTAACTcaacttttttttccttcctaggtGCACCACATAAGTTAGCTATTAGAGTAGCCCCTCAACATGATTATAAGAAGTGGTCTGATGCTAAATCAGAGTTACAGACGCATCAATTCCAAGATCACAAGGGACTacggtgatcatctagtctgacctcttgcataacaccaaccacaggacttccctgaattaattcctgtttgaactatagtgtgtcttttagaaagacatccagtcttgatttaaaaattgccagtgatggagaatccatcacaatccttggtaagttgttccaatggttaattaccctcattgttaaatatttgcacCTTCAtattcaagtctgaatttgtctagcttcatcttccagccatttcGTCTTCTATAagtttgtctgctagattgaagaaccttctattatcaaatttctgttctcaATGTAGGTACTTGTATACTAATCAAgccacctcttaaccttctctttgataagctgaataggttgagctctttgagtctatcactataaggcatggtTTCCAATCCTTTAGTCATTCATGTGGATTCTCTTTGAACCTTCTCCAAGTTATCAACATCCCTCTTAAATTGTGGAcactggaactggacacagtattacaGTACCGGTCATACCAGTGCAAAAACCAGTGGTGATATAACCTGTCTACTCCTACTCCATATACTCATTTACACATCCAAGGAtcatattagctcttttggtACAGCATCACCAAAAGGTTACGTATTGGTTTGTTATGGAccacaaacaatatttaaaaaaaagaacactgCAGTCTTTTAAAATGAGTACACTATATAAAAGCCATCATGCAAACATGTTGCACGGAATTTACCTTCCTCCAAGGAAGAGTTTGTGGAATGTTGAGTGTCCCTTTAATTTAGAACTATAAGATAAGAACAAGCTTCTTAAGGAATCTGTAAGCATGGCTTTAAAACATGTAGGTTAAGAAATAAATCATGTATGAGCTTGATCTACTTTTAACTCTGTACAACTTCCCCTTTAACTATAAATCACAATATTACTCCAGAACATAACTTTGAATTAAATACCAGGCTTCAGGTATTGACCAGCTTTAGGCATTTTAACAGATATTCTCTGCTGAATGCTACACAGCTTTGCTAGCTAAATCATGGTCTTGCTGCACTGGGAAGTGCTGAAAACAGCTAACCTAGCAGCCAGACCTAACTGTTTCAAAAGTACAAATGGCATAAAATATTCCAGGCCAGGATATCCTGTTAAATTCTAATTCTAGCCACCCTCATCTAACAAAAGTGTTCTTCTTTAGCTTTAATAGCTCTTTCATAAGTGGTTTAGTAGCTAAGCCTTTTATCCCTAACTCCAGCAGTGAGTTTCCTCACACAATACAGTTCTCCTCAGATTTTCGAGGAGGGAAGTCTCTAGGGTGTCCTTCCCACTCCACTGCAAGTGGCAGAATTAAGAATATTCCTAAATTCAACCACAAGGCGCTTTTCCCCCCTAAAAGCAACTAATCCCTAATAGTGGGGATCCTCTCTCTGCCACTAAACTGAAGAGTGACAACCCCACACCCTTTTACATTCTACCCATACACATTCCCTCCCTAAAAGCCTTCCTGTCCCACAACTGTAATTTAGGCCCTGTCTATGCTACAGGTGCAGCCATGTTTTTTAACTGCTGCATGTCACTCTTATCTGACCTGGTTACAACAAACAACCTTCAGTTATGTCCATacagcataattttttttttaaatgtaaccttGCTTAATCTGTATTTGTGCATCCACAAGCTGCTTACTCGTGTTTCTGTCAATGCATTCTAGAAAAATCTTGCGCCACTAATCTGAGACAATACCAACATAAAATACTGAGGTTGTCTTATTAACTACTGAACTTCTTGCCCAAGAGATACAGGCACTGACTTCTTAGCCATGATCTGACCCTACCTATCCTACGATTTTTGGGGAAAATATTGTAACTGAATGAGCTCTCTTGTTTACAGCTTCTGACTGAGGGTCAGATCCATAGCcaattgacgtcaatgggatcATTCCAGTGACTTCAGGGTGGTTGGATGGAGCCCTAATTTTCTGAcaaacaatattttctttttaaaacctgGCAGACTATCTGTAAAACAGCACAGCAAAAATCACACTCCAGATGGCTTAAATCCATTATTAAATTGTAACTTTTAAAATGCTAATAAAATAGGTAAGATTAAATAATTAACTCAACTGGTCATCATAGTAAAGCTAAGCCACTGTAGATTTATGGTGGGCAATATTTTGTACTCCATCTGACCATACAATAAACACTGCTTAGAAATAATTTACCTCTGTTTCGGACATTTCTGCCACAATCTCATCTTCTTTAAAAACCCTGATGTCAAAATCCTCAGACCCAACAAGAagctaaaaagaaagaaataatcT encodes:
- the BBS2 gene encoding Bardet-Biedl syndrome 2 protein → MLVPVFTLKLNHRILPRMVALGKYDGTHPCLAAATQAGKVFIHNPHARGQHVSANRMMQSSQDSDISLLNINQGVSCLAAGVLNPQLGYDCLLVGTQTNLLAYDVYNNSDLFYREVTDGANAIVLGMLGDISSPLAIIGGNCALQGFDHEGNDLFWTVTGDNVRSLALCDFDGDGKKELLVGSEDFDIRVFKEDEIVAEMSETETITALSPMYGSRFGYALSNGTVGVYDKTARYWRIKSKNHAMSIHAFDLNSDGVCELITGWSNGKVDARSDRTGEVIFKDNFASSIAGVVEGDYRMDGNTQLICCSVDGEVRGYLPGSQEMKGNLMDTSVEQDLIRELSQKKQNLLLELRNYEENSKAELSAQVNEADGQRGVIPANTQLQTALSVNLGSDSQAAHVELCISTSNDTMIRAVLIFAEGIFEGESHVVHPSLQNLSGRIQVPLTPPKDVPVDLHIKAFVGYRSSTQFHVFELTRQLPRFSMYALSSPDSAPEPLSFVNFTISERVQRVVMWLNQSFLLPEDAELQSAPFQVCFTSLRDAGQLCIKIKPNGEISISTDDIDLAGDIIQSMASFLAIEDLQVEADFPAYFEELRKVLVKVDEFHTVHQKLTADMADHSNLIRSMLVRAEDSRLMGDMRNMKKRYMELYDLNRDLLNEYKIRCTNHTELLNNLKSVNQAIQRAGQLRVGKPKTQVITACRDAIRNNNLNMLFRIMRVGTASS